The following proteins are co-located in the Desulfovibrio inopinatus DSM 10711 genome:
- a CDS encoding BamA/TamA family outer membrane protein translates to MAGRKDNGSWGSCFWGIIVMFVVCIVPTTAMSQYMIHEDGEPEKSGRALALPYAFHSDSLDVAYGVAGGMSGYFQRQSSLAVAVLGSSNNSYAAYLLLNDFRIPFLDRLFFDVNASVGHYKEQRSYQLSPPGTLVGKAGTSTSSVQDYVKSSGWDNWGELRLQYVLPLGHGKDHIVSEYITQNGLLKSGASGGESWNPLETGKTTIELKPFYRARTFELPKGVTTNNTNGLEVALVYDNTDFKPSPSTGSLQRFALSRDFGLFDSSGSWTAIEGEVNRYFNLGEMTGLRQNVLALTAWSAYSLTWEERLVSGGKTFSHRPPEYMGATLGGKKRMRAYPDFRYNDRASIYYCAEWRIIPEWNPFSKIPLINLVTVDWWQPVLFVEAGNVARNWSVVDLHDDLKFDAGIGLRFMIEKAVVRVDVAAAPDSWGMWAMIGQTF, encoded by the coding sequence ATGGCAGGGAGAAAGGATAACGGGAGTTGGGGCTCCTGTTTTTGGGGCATCATCGTGATGTTTGTTGTATGCATTGTCCCCACTACGGCAATGAGCCAATATATGATTCATGAAGATGGTGAGCCAGAAAAGTCGGGGCGCGCATTGGCTCTGCCGTATGCCTTTCATTCCGATTCACTTGACGTTGCCTACGGTGTGGCTGGAGGAATGTCCGGGTATTTTCAACGGCAAAGCAGTTTGGCCGTTGCCGTTTTGGGATCATCAAACAATTCGTATGCTGCCTATTTGCTCCTGAATGATTTCCGAATACCGTTTCTTGATCGATTATTCTTCGATGTAAATGCCTCGGTTGGCCATTATAAGGAGCAACGTTCCTATCAGCTCTCTCCTCCGGGCACGTTGGTCGGCAAAGCTGGAACAAGCACATCCTCCGTACAAGATTATGTGAAAAGCAGTGGTTGGGACAATTGGGGCGAATTGCGATTGCAGTACGTTCTCCCATTGGGTCATGGAAAAGATCATATCGTCAGCGAATACATTACGCAGAATGGTTTACTGAAATCAGGGGCGTCCGGCGGCGAGTCATGGAATCCGTTGGAAACGGGAAAAACTACCATTGAGCTCAAGCCATTCTATCGTGCGCGTACCTTCGAACTTCCTAAAGGTGTTACAACGAACAATACTAATGGATTGGAAGTGGCACTCGTGTACGACAATACCGATTTCAAACCGAGCCCGTCGACCGGCAGTTTGCAACGGTTTGCTCTCAGCCGTGATTTCGGTTTGTTTGATTCTTCCGGCTCGTGGACGGCTATAGAAGGGGAAGTAAATCGGTATTTTAATCTCGGCGAGATGACGGGATTACGCCAAAATGTTCTAGCATTGACAGCCTGGTCGGCCTACTCCCTCACATGGGAAGAGCGTCTTGTCTCCGGCGGCAAGACATTCTCTCATCGGCCTCCTGAATACATGGGAGCAACTCTGGGTGGAAAAAAACGCATGCGGGCTTATCCTGATTTTCGGTATAATGACCGAGCATCAATTTATTATTGCGCAGAGTGGAGGATTATCCCTGAATGGAATCCTTTTTCGAAAATTCCGCTCATAAACCTCGTTACTGTGGATTGGTGGCAACCCGTGTTGTTTGTTGAGGCGGGCAACGTGGCGCGTAACTGGTCGGTTGTTGATTTGCATGATGATCTCAAGTTCGATGCCGGTATCGGACTGCGGTTTATGATCGAAAAAGCTGTGGTACGCGTCGATGTGGCAGCCGCCCCGGATTCTTGGGGAATGTGGGCTATGATCGGGCAGACGTTTTAG